From the genome of Bos indicus isolate NIAB-ARS_2022 breed Sahiwal x Tharparkar chromosome 2, NIAB-ARS_B.indTharparkar_mat_pri_1.0, whole genome shotgun sequence:
ATTATTATGGAAATATTACAGATGAAGTAACTGATTTAGAAAGCACATTACATGCTATTGGAGCTGGGACTTCTAATAAGTTCAGTGTTCTGCAATCACATGTATCATAAAAAATAGGCTATGTAAGATCTCTagaattgtttctgtttttaatgaaaatacaaaatattgcATAAATTCTGATGCAGCATGTCTTAATTTACAAATCTCTATTTTCATCATCACAGAAATAGACCAAAAAAATTATTactgaaacaaaccaaaaagataTTATTACATTACTGAAAAGGGAAATAAGTAATATTCTAAAGAGAAATGTTTTGGGGAAATTTGTAGGAGTGAATGTTCATAAATGGATAGAAATAGCATAAATTTCTATAATgataaggtaaaataaaattcatgaaagAATTTTACAAAATAGCTTTACAAATTTAATGTATTATCTGCCTTCTAAAAATACTGAGTTTTCTAGATATCAGAAATCCTCTATAATCttatatgttagttgctcagtcatgtccaactctttgcaaccccatgcactgtagcaagaaaactggagtggattgtatttccttctccagggaatcttcccaaaccagggatcgaaccaggtctctcacagggaaggtagattcttaaccatctgagcgaccagggaaacccttataaCCTTATAAAGGATTCCCAAATTTTCACCTAGAATTGAAGCAAAGATCTCAAAATGTCATCTTTTGGGACTTTGTAACAAGATGGACATAGTAAGAAGTAAGTGTACCTTTTAAAactacccaagagaaatggaatTTTCCACTTTTACAAATCAAGTTGGATTTAAGAAAAGTCCTAGTGAgatttgttataaaaatataatttgcaaaACCAAGGACAAAAATACTAACTATGATCTTTTATCAACCTGTTAGGTATTTCAAGGGCCTATGTAAGATTTTTGAAATGCAGGAGCTTGGGTGAATTTATGAGCAAACTGAAAAGGACAGATCATATTTGTACAGCTTTccaccttctttatccatcatcCAAAACAATATTTAATTTCATGTAGTGCCAGGTGGGAGCTGTGCTGCTTTGTAGAGATAGGGAAGTTTTTTGAAGCAACCTAGAAACAACCCCTGTATCATTCACCTGGAAAAACTTTAAATGTAACCATCCATAGGTCCCTCAGTAATAAGTTATTTGTAACCATCTCCCTCTCTTGtaaccatctccttctcccaaGAAAGGAGGTTGTACCTGATGAAAATATCTCATGTCCTGATCCAAAGAGGAGACCATGTAAGGACTAGTTTCAGAAGTCCCTCCCACCACTCATTCAAGATCCTGGTAAGGTTCCAATGAACTTAGAATACTACCTTGTTAGCCCACTTTGGATAAgtctagatttaaaaaataagcaaagttcATGAAGACTCTGAAAGAgtgaatgatatttttaaattctaccaTAATTATTTTAAACCATTATTACTACAATAGAAGCCAAATAACCAAAAAAATGTGCCTGGATGTATTTCCTTTCCTAGAAACAGTGTGCAAATCCTGGGTGAAATTTTCAGACTAAATGACCCACTAAATTTTTCACTTCGCTGCAGAAACTAACTGGACATATTTATTTGGTAAATTTAAAGCTAGgtcgaaggcaatggcaccccactccagtactcttgcctggaaaatcccatggatggaggagcctggtgggctacagtccatggggtcgctgacggtcagacacgactgagcgacttcactttcatgcattggagaaggaaatggcaacccagtccagtgttcttgcctggagaatcccaggaacgggggagcctggtgggctgccgtctatggggtcgcacagagttggacacgactgacgcgacctagcagcagcagcagcatgtaacaATGCACACAATACATACTACAATAAATAACTCAAATGTATACTGCAACTGATATGTTTCAAAAAACTTTTGCAACAACTTTAGGACAACCCTATAAGATAAGCAGATATCCTTACTTCAGCTTTACAGATGGTTTCTtggaggactgctgctgctgctgctgctgctgttaagtcactttggtcgtgtctgactctgcgcgaccccatagaaagcagcccaccaggctccgcccttCCTGGGATTCTCggggcaagaacgctggagtgggcaaGTTGCCATTGagttctccaatgcgtgaaagtgaaaagtaaaagtgaagtcgctcagtcgtgtccgactcttcgggaccccatggacttcagcctaccaggctcctccgtccatgggattttccaggcaagagtactggagtggggtgccattgtcttctccgttcTTGGAGGACTAGAGAGAATTAATAACTTGCACTAGCTCATCTACTACAAGTAGAGTAGGAAGAGTGAGGCTGAAAGCCTGGACTCTCTGAGGCAGTATACGTTAATGATGGAGAGCAGGAGTGTTACCAGACTTGAGCTGTGCAAGTTATTTAACGAATTGTTAAGTTCAATTCCAATCTGAAAAATGGAGCTGATGATCTCTGTTTCACAGAGCTTTTAAAAGGAGTGTGCACATCACACAGCATCTCACTGGCTATTTCTGACTCCCAATTCAGTGTTCTTTTTACACAAGAGAGGCTTGGctatataaatattgaaaaatcattgatttttccaagtcttaatttctttattcataaatgaaaaattattcaaacCTACTTAAAACACTGTTGACTATTTTTTAAGAACACTGCATCATATTTGTGGCAAGTTTGCACATTCATATCtgtgcttcatttgctatttgtaAATTATGCATTGTGCAGGGAATCTCTATTTCTCAGAATACAAGAAACCATAAACCATCAGACTCCTAGCTATAAAGTAACAATCCACCTTCTTAACAGTCCAAAAACAGACACCAAGAATAGATGTGGCCACAGGAGGCATGCACTCCATATAGCTGCAACCCCAGGGCAGGCAAACAAGCACTTGTCTCTTCAAGCATTAACTTTTCTACAACTTTAACCCTCATCACTTGTAGTCTTGCCTAATAAAAGCATTAGTTTTACTTGGATAATCTTTTACGGCTATATCCTTTCATAATCCAATAAAGTACACCATCAATGTGTTGTCCTCCAGACAAgttagaaaaacaggaaagacgcttttctaaaattcaaatacCAGGTGCTATGTGCTACTAGAATCCATGCCTCTTAGGTTCATAGTGTGGCAGAAACAGTCCCAGGCAGCTAGGGGAAGTTCCCAATccagaaaaggaaacatttcaatTTTCTGGCACTTTTGGCTGATAGAACAGACTACTATATActaggaagaaaaatgagaagtaaTATGGTTAAAAGAACTCAACGATTTAGCGGCAAATCAAATATACTCACCCAGGAGCAACCATGGCTTAATAACACCAACTTTCAAGTCCAAGCTAAGGTCCTGCACATAGCCACAACCTCCCCCGCCGCTTGGCTCTACTTCTTCCACAACATGAATTCTGGCATCTTTCCatgtttctataattttctttccagTCAGCGTTGTCACCCTGGTGCACTGCTTCCTGAGATTATTCCGGGAGAATGCCTTAATTTCCTGGTTAAGGGAGTGCATTACCTGAGCAGTGGCTAGGAACAAATACAAGCAAATCCAACT
Proteins encoded in this window:
- the DUSP19 gene encoding dual specificity protein phosphatase 19 isoform X2; this translates as MHSLNQEIKAFSRNNLRKQCTRVTTLTGKKIIETWKDARIHVVEEVEPSGGGGCGYVQDLSLDLKVGVIKPWLLLGSQDAAHDLDTLKRLKNVLNLLKKQK